AGACCTTCCACCGGTCGTCATCGACTTCCTCAAGACCAATCCGCTCGGAGACGAGACAGCCGCTGATGTACCACTGCGTGCAACCAAAGGAAACCATCCCATTGGGGTAGGTGCGCCTGACCTGAAAATGATCTGGGTAGTCGATTTCCGGCAATCGACGAGGATAGGCTCGCAGCGACGGCCGATAGAGGGATGCAGGAACCTGCTGACCCAGCGCCTCGTGCGGGCGGATTTCGTTGTACTCGCTGCGAAACTGATCCAACGCCCGCTGCTGAGCTCGAAAGCTCGAGCGAGGCGGCTTGGCCGTCTCCGATTTCAAAGTACGATGCATCCGTTCATGTCGTCCGTTTTGCTCCGGTCGACCCGGTAGAATCCGCTCCGGATGGATTCCCAGACGAATCCACCAAACCGAAAGCCGAGACAATCCGCCCGGCGCAAGCGTCGAGAACGGCGCACCATTGTCGGTTCGAATCGCCTGCGGCAGACCGACCTCTCGAAATACCGATTCGAAGACCTTCCGTGTCGGCTGGTAGAGAGGGCGACGAAGAGCCTGGCAAGCAAGCAGATAACGACTGAACCCGTCGCTTATGGTCAAGGGGTGACAACGATCCCCACCCACCGGAAAATGTCCTTTGAAATCGGCACACCATACGGCGTT
This window of the Vicinamibacteria bacterium genome carries:
- a CDS encoding IS481 family transposase, giving the protein MNERVKFVASYLEKNEPFLWLCERYGVSRKTGYKWVARYESAGVGALEERSRAPLSHPHAVTDEVVENVLRIRKKHPRWGPRKLRVILRRQYPQLPLPAPSTIGEILRKNGLTRTRRRIRRSSPYGDRLGSYDSPNAVWCADFKGHFPVGGDRCHPLTISDGFSRYLLACQALRRPLYQPTRKVFESVFREVGLPQAIRTDNGAPFSTLAPGGLSRLSVWWIRLGIHPERILPGRPEQNGRHERMHRTLKSETAKPPRSSFRAQQRALDQFRSEYNEIRPHEALGQQVPASLYRPSLRAYPRRLPEIDYPDHFQVRRTYPNGMVSFGCTQWYISGCLVSERIGLEEVDDDRWKVYFGPIALGLLDVRNARERGSRAFGLLVPLDGQISRRRRYKRRAREGAS